ATATTAAGTTATAAAAGTGGTTTGTTGACTTGTTTGCATTGATTAATAAGGTAAACAGGTGAATTCTGCTGATGGTCGTTGGGTGTCAAGCATTGTTTTTTAAGAAGGGATTCTTTCAGAAAGAAATAAGATTCGATATTCGCAACGAAAAAATTGAAGAATAATTTTTCAGAAAAAAAGTTAAAAAATCTATTTGATAATGGGCGCTTAAAGCGTTACATTTATAAGATATCTATAAGTGGAGGTTTTCCATTTGTCCGATTTTTTTTGTTTAAAAAATGAATGAGATGTGTTGTTGCGCAGGTGAGGTGTCTGTATGATGTGCGGAGTAAAGAGTAACTTTTTTTAATTAAGAAGGGTTTGGCTATGGAAGATTTTGCAAAAATTATATCGATCACCAAAAGTGATGGAACGATCGAACCACTTAATGTGGAAAAATGGCGACAAGAGATCGCATGGGCATCTAAGGGGCATGAGGCATTTATAGTAGTTGAAGATATTATTCAAGAAACGATGAAGAATATCTTCAATGGCATAATGACGAACGAAATAGATGATGCACTTATTTTGGCTTCAACAGGACTGATTGAACGAGATCCTGGGTATAGTTATGTATCCGCACGACTTTTGCTTAAAAAATTATATAAAGAAGTTGTGCGAGAATCGATTGTTACCAGCAACGTGAGTGATGCTTATAAAGCTTCATTTGTGAATAACATTAAGCATGCTGTTGAACAAAAGGTTTATGACACCCAGATGAATTCATTTGATCTTGAATATTTAGCGCAGCATCTACGCCCTGAGCGTGATGAGTTGCTTGATTATATGGGACTTAAAACCCTGTATGAGCGTTATTTTACCAAGCATGAAGGGACTCGATTGGAATTGCCGCAAGTATTTTTTATGCGTGTTGCAATGGGAGTTTCGCTTAATGAATCAAATAAAAATGAAAAAGCAGTCGAGTTTTATAATGCGTTTTCTCAATTTCTGTATGTTCCGAGCACTCCAACATTATTACATTCTGGATTAGTGCGGGCGCAGTTAAGCTCATGCTTTTTAAATACTGTATCAGACGATTTAAAGCATATTTTTAAATGTTACGGTGATAATGCGCAGTTATCAAAATGGTCTGGGGGGATAGGAACGGATTGGACTAATGTGCGTGCAACGGGTGCTAACATTAAGAGTATTAAAGTAGAAAGTCAGGGTCTTATTCCGTTTTTAAAAATTGCAAATGATACAACTGCTGCAATTAATAGAAGTGGTAAACGGCGCAGTGCTGCGGTTGTTTATTTAGAAACGTGGCATTTGGATATCGAAGATTTTATTGATTTGCGCAAAAACACCGGTGATGAGCGTCGAAGAACTCATGATATTAATACGGCAAACTGGATACCAGATTTGTTTATGAAACGGGTTTTTGCTGATGATAACTGGACTCTTTTTTCTCCTGATGAAGCACCAGACTTGCATCATATCTATGGTAAAGAGTTCGAAAAGCGCTATGCAGAATATGAAAAACAAGCACAAGAAGGTGTAATAGAGAAATTTAAGGTTGTTTCTGCAGCAAAATTATGGCGTAAGATGTTAAGCCGTTTGTTTGAAACAGGTCATCCATGGATAACGTTTAAAGATCCTTCTAACATTCGCTCGCCGCAAGATCATGCAGGAGTAATTCATGCATCGAATTTATGTACCGAGATTTTGCTTAATACTTCAGAGGACGAAACTGCGGTTTGTAATTTGGGATCAGTTAACCTTGGCCTTCATATCGTGGATGGAAGACTGGATCAAGGATTGTTACAAAAAACAATTTCCACTGCTATGCGCATTCTTGATAACGTTATTGATTTGAACTTTTATCCAACTATTGAAGCGCAAAATGCAAACTT
This region of Candidatus Babeliales bacterium genomic DNA includes:
- a CDS encoding ribonucleoside-diphosphate reductase subunit alpha, translating into MEDFAKIISITKSDGTIEPLNVEKWRQEIAWASKGHEAFIVVEDIIQETMKNIFNGIMTNEIDDALILASTGLIERDPGYSYVSARLLLKKLYKEVVRESIVTSNVSDAYKASFVNNIKHAVEQKVYDTQMNSFDLEYLAQHLRPERDELLDYMGLKTLYERYFTKHEGTRLELPQVFFMRVAMGVSLNESNKNEKAVEFYNAFSQFLYVPSTPTLLHSGLVRAQLSSCFLNTVSDDLKHIFKCYGDNAQLSKWSGGIGTDWTNVRATGANIKSIKVESQGLIPFLKIANDTTAAINRSGKRRSAAVVYLETWHLDIEDFIDLRKNTGDERRRTHDINTANWIPDLFMKRVFADDNWTLFSPDEAPDLHHIYGKEFEKRYAEYEKQAQEGVIEKFKVVSAAKLWRKMLSRLFETGHPWITFKDPSNIRSPQDHAGVIHASNLCTEILLNTSEDETAVCNLGSVNLGLHIVDGRLDQGLLQKTISTAMRILDNVIDLNFYPTIEAQNANFKHRPVGLGVMGVQDALYLLDIPFDDPRALEFADTSMEAISYFAIAASSQLAKERGAYGSYKGSKWDRNLFPHDTIELLEQERGMPIEVRRGGMLDWAPVREHVKQYGMRNSNCMAIAPTATISNIVGCFPCIEPIYKNIYVKANMTGEFTVVNRYLIEDLKKLNMWNQDMLNQLKYMDGNVAMIEEIPQHLKDKYKEAFQIDPEWLLQLTAARSKWIDQSQSHNVFMQGVSGKKLSAIYENAWKMGIKTMYYLRTLGASQIEKSTLDAKKFGYTQKRQYTSVDSAMSSDVRQIPATMAEMGKYVDEMPQSPATMANACSILNEEECESCQ